The Cupriavidus nantongensis genome has a segment encoding these proteins:
- a CDS encoding ABC-F family ATP-binding cassette domain-containing protein: MTQPCLALEGVSYVLPDGRTLFSDISEQFDQRATGLVGRNGAGKTVLARMLAGQVQPTGGRCTRSGSVYYLAQQVSPAPGATVARLAGMQATLDALERIEAGSSAPEDFDAVGERWDVRLRLRDELARNGLGHLDAATPASALSGGEAMRVTLIGALLSDADFLILDEPSNHLDRPNRQALVDQLQRWPRGLLVVSHDRQLLDTMTRIVELSSLGLRSYGGNYAFYAQCKERERQTAIQQLEQRKLERRREEQSLREQRERLERRQARGNRHGQDANQARILLGRQKERSESSAGKLRQQHAETRLELAERVREAAQRVEHDLAIVVHELPVALASQKRVAELEAVALPLVQGATRQIDLTLTGQQRVGVIGPNGSGKSTLLKVLARQLPPVAGTCKLPVPGIYLDQRLANLDPRRTVLEQMLAANPTAGEGDLRMRLAHLGLDSGKIAVPGGSLSGGERLKAALACVLYADPPPQLLLLDEPSNHLDLPSVQALEAMLRGYRGALVVVSHDDAFMDNLGLTDRLVATEQGWLTAPW, from the coding sequence ATGACGCAACCTTGTCTCGCGCTGGAAGGCGTGTCTTACGTTCTGCCCGACGGCAGGACGCTTTTCTCCGATATCAGCGAGCAGTTCGACCAGCGTGCCACCGGCCTGGTCGGGCGCAATGGTGCCGGCAAGACGGTGCTGGCGCGCATGCTGGCCGGGCAAGTGCAGCCCACCGGCGGGCGCTGTACGCGCTCCGGCAGCGTCTACTACCTCGCCCAACAGGTATCGCCTGCGCCCGGCGCTACGGTGGCACGGCTGGCCGGTATGCAGGCCACGCTCGATGCGCTCGAACGCATTGAGGCGGGCAGCAGCGCGCCCGAGGATTTCGATGCCGTGGGCGAGCGCTGGGATGTGCGCCTGCGGCTGCGGGACGAACTGGCGCGCAATGGCCTCGGCCATCTCGATGCCGCGACGCCTGCCAGCGCGCTCAGCGGTGGCGAAGCCATGCGCGTCACGCTGATCGGCGCCTTGTTGTCGGATGCCGATTTCCTGATCCTGGACGAGCCTAGCAATCACCTCGACCGGCCGAACCGGCAGGCGCTGGTAGACCAACTGCAGCGATGGCCGCGCGGGCTGCTGGTGGTCAGCCATGACCGGCAATTGCTCGACACCATGACGCGCATCGTCGAGTTGTCTTCGCTGGGACTGCGCAGCTATGGGGGCAACTACGCCTTCTACGCGCAATGCAAGGAGCGCGAGCGGCAGACCGCGATCCAGCAACTGGAGCAACGCAAGCTCGAGCGCCGGCGCGAAGAACAATCGCTGCGCGAGCAACGCGAACGCCTGGAGCGGCGCCAGGCGCGCGGCAACCGGCATGGACAAGACGCCAACCAGGCCAGGATCCTGCTGGGCCGGCAGAAGGAACGCAGCGAAAGCTCGGCCGGCAAGCTGCGCCAGCAGCATGCCGAGACCCGGCTGGAACTGGCCGAGCGCGTGCGCGAGGCTGCGCAGCGGGTCGAGCACGACCTGGCCATCGTCGTGCACGAGCTACCCGTTGCCCTGGCTTCGCAGAAGCGTGTCGCGGAACTGGAGGCCGTGGCGCTGCCCTTGGTCCAGGGTGCCACGCGTCAGATCGACCTCACGTTGACGGGGCAGCAGCGCGTGGGCGTGATCGGCCCCAATGGCAGCGGCAAGTCGACCTTGCTCAAGGTGCTCGCGCGCCAGCTGCCGCCCGTGGCCGGCACATGCAAGCTTCCGGTGCCAGGCATCTACCTGGACCAGCGGCTGGCCAACCTGGACCCGCGGCGAACCGTGCTGGAACAGATGCTGGCGGCCAACCCGACGGCTGGCGAAGGCGACCTGCGCATGCGCCTTGCGCACCTCGGCCTGGATAGCGGGAAGATTGCCGTGCCCGGCGGCTCGCTCAGCGGCGGCGAGCGGCTCAAGGCGGCGCTGGCGTGCGTGCTGTATGCCGATCCGCCGCCGCAACTGCTATTGCTGGATGAGCCCAGCAACCACCTCGACCTGCCTTCGGTACAGGCGCTGGAAGCCATGCTGCGCGGCTACCGGGGCGCGCTGGTGGTCGTGTCGCACGACGATGCCTTCATGGACAACCTTGGCCTGACGGATCGGCTGGTGGCGACGGAACAAGGCTGGCTGACCGCGCCATGGTGA
- a CDS encoding class I fructose-bisphosphate aldolase: MDTSSELQATVDALAQPGKGLLAADESGPTIAKRFERIGVESSEENRRAWRNLLLGTPGLGDYISGVILYKETLGQHADDGTPLPELAARQGIVPGIKVDKGKLALALAPGDEITEGLDGLGKRLAGYRQQGARFAKWRAVYNVSDTLPGRAAVQANAEALARYAAICQQAGVVPIVEPEVLMDGGHTMARCAQVTETVLHEVFHALHRYGVALEHMLLKPSMVLPGKDAGHAPPSEVAMQTVQVLRRTVPAAVPGIFFLSGGQTPAEATANLDAMNRLAPLPWRLSFSYGRALQEPPLLAWRGDPANAAQAQQALLLRSRLNGMACLGKYDAALESTAS; this comes from the coding sequence ATGGACACTTCAAGCGAACTGCAAGCCACCGTGGACGCCCTGGCACAGCCGGGCAAGGGCCTGTTGGCCGCCGACGAGAGCGGCCCGACCATCGCCAAGCGCTTCGAGCGCATCGGCGTGGAATCGAGCGAAGAAAACCGCCGCGCGTGGCGTAACCTGCTCCTGGGCACGCCTGGGCTGGGCGACTACATCAGCGGCGTGATCCTCTACAAGGAAACGCTGGGCCAGCACGCCGACGATGGCACGCCGCTGCCGGAGCTGGCCGCGCGCCAGGGCATCGTGCCCGGCATCAAGGTCGACAAGGGCAAGCTCGCCCTCGCGCTCGCCCCCGGCGACGAGATCACCGAAGGGCTCGACGGGCTGGGCAAGCGGCTGGCCGGCTACCGGCAACAAGGCGCGCGTTTTGCGAAGTGGCGCGCAGTCTACAACGTGTCCGACACCCTGCCCGGCCGCGCCGCCGTGCAGGCCAACGCCGAAGCGCTGGCCCGCTACGCCGCGATCTGCCAGCAGGCCGGCGTCGTGCCGATCGTCGAACCGGAAGTGCTGATGGATGGCGGCCACACCATGGCCCGTTGCGCCCAGGTGACCGAGACCGTGCTGCACGAAGTCTTCCACGCCCTGCACCGCTACGGGGTCGCACTGGAACACATGCTGCTCAAGCCCAGCATGGTGCTGCCGGGCAAGGACGCCGGCCACGCGCCACCGTCGGAGGTCGCGATGCAGACCGTGCAGGTGCTCAGGCGCACCGTGCCCGCCGCGGTGCCGGGCATCTTCTTCCTGTCCGGCGGACAAACCCCTGCGGAGGCCACCGCAAACCTCGACGCCATGAACCGCCTGGCGCCGCTGCCGTGGCGGCTGTCCTTCTCCTATGGGCGCGCGCTGCAGGAACCGCCGCTGCTGGCCTGGCGCGGCGACCCGGCCAACGCCGCGCAGGCGCAACAGGCGCTGCTGCTGCGGTCGCGGCTGAATGGCATGGCTTGCCTGGGTAAATATGATGCGGCGCTGGAAAGCACCGCAAGCTGA
- a CDS encoding PAS domain-containing protein, with amino-acid sequence MTENSFAFRLKELLEHKKLTLQAVANALDVSRPAVHKWTRGGEIDYEKLRKLAAFLDVNWIWLRYGEQARQEAEASSAVEIPMTDMRRRYTAEIMESEARMKLAQEGARIVTWEWNLITDDVTYSSNVEAVYGWRIVSNESFWKHVPADDVPMMNAAYEESVRTGKAHEFDFRLVQPDGSIRWISSRATPVRELDGRTVKIVGISMDNTARKLAEQSLRDQQARFRAVFELTSEGMALLDGKLRCESVNAALVEMVGGDAEALLGDGFARHFADAEGRLRRMTRTRPRATFAAELLRDDGSKLPVTVRAVLERSEDGASYYALAMRPA; translated from the coding sequence ATGACAGAAAACAGCTTTGCCTTCCGCCTCAAGGAACTGCTCGAACACAAGAAGCTCACGCTGCAGGCGGTGGCCAACGCGCTCGACGTGTCGCGCCCGGCGGTCCACAAATGGACCCGGGGCGGCGAGATCGACTACGAGAAGCTGCGCAAGCTGGCGGCGTTTCTCGATGTCAACTGGATCTGGCTGCGCTACGGCGAGCAGGCCCGGCAAGAGGCCGAGGCATCCAGCGCAGTGGAAATCCCGATGACCGACATGCGCCGCCGCTACACCGCCGAGATCATGGAGAGCGAGGCGCGCATGAAGCTGGCACAGGAGGGCGCGCGCATCGTCACGTGGGAGTGGAACCTGATCACCGACGACGTGACCTACTCGTCCAACGTCGAAGCCGTGTACGGCTGGCGCATCGTCAGCAACGAAAGTTTCTGGAAGCATGTGCCTGCCGATGACGTTCCCATGATGAACGCCGCCTACGAGGAATCGGTGCGCACCGGCAAGGCCCACGAATTCGACTTCCGCCTGGTCCAGCCCGACGGCAGCATCCGCTGGATCTCGTCGCGCGCTACGCCGGTGCGCGAACTCGACGGGCGCACCGTCAAGATCGTCGGCATCAGCATGGACAACACGGCGCGCAAGCTTGCCGAGCAGTCATTGCGCGACCAGCAGGCGCGGTTCCGGGCGGTGTTCGAGCTGACCTCGGAAGGCATGGCGCTGCTGGACGGCAAGCTGCGCTGTGAATCGGTCAACGCGGCGCTGGTCGAGATGGTCGGCGGCGATGCCGAGGCGCTGCTGGGCGACGGCTTTGCCAGGCACTTCGCCGATGCCGAGGGCCGGCTGCGCAGGATGACGCGCACCCGGCCCAGGGCGACATTCGCCGCCGAACTGCTGCGGGACGATGGCAGCAAGCTCCCGGTGACGGTGCGCGCGGTGCTGGAGCGCAGCGAAGACGGTGCCTCGTACTACGCCCTGGCGATGCGGCCCGCCTGA
- a CDS encoding type VI secretion system Vgr family protein yields MDLATLYQHLFSSHHRLYRLNGSSPLEELAVEAWIGREGVSMLGESRILALSANAGIPLDNLLGQRVTLTTTLADGGQSRRTGLIRQAEKLGADGSLARYRLTVVPWLWLTTQQRHSQVFQNRRLDGIIEAILQPYAPYAQWRYAAGAEPRIAAMGARAHVAQFRETDYQFLSRLLAEAGLGYTVVEDGEAPGGHTVVIFADSALLPEDAESAGAGGIRYHRAHSQEARDAIQQLICETSVGVGGVAVSAWDPEAKRALRAQVPARFAGHVNRTVCPDPYLSVSLSLAPDVASAQRVAEQVMEAIEVRALRFTGRASVRSLRSGTRLSVVGCPHLPPLEDDAAGYPLLVDTVEHCGINNLAADTRAALADRLGPLDAALCFDTPPAAPEVAEPTVGLPNFFAFGTVERRGPDDAMRAAAHEQGYACLFRAYDARRPWRAPVLEGNCPRLYSESVPLGVHSAIVVGPDGQAQADGSAEHHVSRRGEVRVRFPWQRGERADDRSSRWVRVAQRQAGAGMGWQWLPRIGQEVLVKFADDDIDQPFVIGAVYNGQGEAGIAPTPGGKSVNSATFARPYDASGIYAMGSDNQPSAQGNLAGGNSPAWHGMGAAPDGHRNAAALTGFKSQEHGGKGYNQLVLDDSDGQLRTQLATTEQATQLNLGHVIHQQDNRRGSFRGQGFELRTDGHAAVRGQAGVLLTTYCDAVTGRALPTGDNAAGIALLRQAGDLVRTLGQGATTHQSQGLSTGKDDEAPLVKQARAAAGMVDGRSLEAARDDAAAGNTGTSGKVPHQSNPMVHLNGRAGVAMVAGQDLQLANGESVVLASGLDNSIAVSGQARVNAGQALGIAAGLSAAGEGNVGLQLTAGQDDIDLQAQHDLLRLAARDDLTIVSANMNVDFAAAKRIRIATAGGAALTMEGGNITFECPGPITYRAATRRFEGAESMPYSLPQFPQTACLDCLLKAAAAGMPLATV; encoded by the coding sequence ATGGACCTTGCCACGCTCTATCAGCATCTTTTTTCATCGCACCACCGCCTGTACAGGCTGAACGGCAGCTCGCCGCTCGAGGAACTTGCCGTTGAAGCATGGATCGGCCGCGAAGGTGTTTCGATGCTTGGCGAATCGCGCATCCTCGCGCTCAGCGCCAATGCCGGCATCCCGCTCGATAACTTGCTTGGCCAGCGCGTCACGCTGACCACCACGCTCGCGGACGGCGGTCAGTCGCGCCGCACCGGCCTGATCCGGCAAGCCGAGAAACTCGGTGCCGACGGCAGTCTGGCCCGCTACCGCCTGACTGTGGTGCCCTGGCTGTGGCTGACTACGCAACAGCGCCACAGCCAGGTATTCCAGAACCGGCGCCTGGACGGCATCATCGAGGCCATCCTGCAGCCATATGCGCCCTACGCGCAGTGGCGCTATGCCGCCGGCGCAGAGCCCCGCATTGCGGCGATGGGGGCGCGCGCGCACGTGGCGCAATTCCGCGAGACCGACTACCAGTTCCTGTCGCGCCTGCTGGCCGAAGCCGGGTTGGGCTACACCGTGGTGGAGGACGGGGAGGCGCCTGGTGGTCATACCGTGGTGATCTTTGCAGACAGCGCGCTGCTGCCGGAAGACGCCGAATCGGCAGGCGCCGGCGGAATCCGTTACCACCGTGCGCATAGCCAGGAGGCCCGAGACGCGATCCAGCAGCTGATCTGCGAGACCTCGGTGGGCGTGGGCGGCGTGGCGGTGTCGGCATGGGATCCGGAAGCCAAGCGCGCGCTCCGGGCTCAAGTACCGGCCCGCTTTGCGGGCCATGTGAACCGCACCGTCTGCCCCGACCCCTACCTGTCGGTCAGCCTGTCGTTGGCGCCCGACGTGGCTAGCGCCCAGCGCGTCGCCGAACAGGTCATGGAAGCCATCGAAGTGCGGGCGCTGCGCTTCACCGGGCGCGCCTCGGTACGCTCGCTGCGAAGCGGCACCCGCCTGAGCGTAGTCGGCTGTCCGCACCTGCCGCCGCTGGAAGACGATGCCGCCGGCTATCCGTTGCTGGTCGACACTGTCGAGCACTGCGGCATCAACAATCTCGCGGCCGACACGCGAGCAGCGCTCGCAGACCGGCTCGGACCCTTGGACGCGGCCCTGTGCTTCGATACCCCGCCCGCGGCGCCAGAAGTCGCGGAGCCTACTGTCGGCCTGCCCAACTTCTTCGCTTTCGGCACCGTTGAGCGGCGCGGGCCTGACGACGCCATGAGGGCGGCCGCCCACGAGCAAGGCTACGCGTGCCTGTTCCGCGCCTACGATGCCCGGCGGCCATGGCGCGCCCCAGTGCTCGAGGGCAACTGCCCGCGCCTGTACAGCGAGTCCGTGCCGCTGGGCGTCCACAGTGCGATTGTGGTCGGCCCGGACGGGCAGGCCCAGGCCGATGGCAGCGCCGAGCATCACGTCAGCCGGCGGGGTGAGGTCCGGGTGCGCTTCCCTTGGCAGCGCGGCGAGCGCGCGGACGACCGCAGCAGCCGCTGGGTACGCGTGGCCCAGCGGCAGGCCGGCGCCGGCATGGGCTGGCAATGGCTGCCGCGCATCGGGCAGGAGGTGCTGGTCAAGTTTGCGGACGACGACATTGACCAGCCCTTCGTGATCGGCGCGGTGTACAACGGCCAGGGCGAGGCCGGCATCGCGCCCACGCCGGGCGGCAAGTCTGTGAACAGCGCGACGTTCGCCCGGCCCTATGATGCGAGCGGCATCTACGCGATGGGCTCGGACAACCAGCCGAGCGCTCAGGGCAACCTGGCCGGTGGCAACAGCCCCGCGTGGCATGGCATGGGTGCCGCACCGGATGGCCACCGCAACGCCGCCGCGCTGACCGGCTTCAAGAGCCAGGAGCATGGCGGCAAAGGCTACAACCAGCTGGTGCTGGACGACAGCGACGGGCAGCTGCGTACGCAGCTGGCCACCACGGAGCAAGCCACCCAGCTCAACCTGGGCCATGTGATTCACCAGCAGGACAACCGCCGCGGCAGCTTCCGTGGCCAGGGGTTCGAGCTGCGCACCGACGGCCACGCCGCCGTGCGGGGCCAGGCCGGCGTGCTACTGACCACCTATTGCGATGCGGTGACGGGCCGCGCGCTGCCTACTGGTGACAATGCAGCCGGTATCGCGCTGCTGCGCCAGGCCGGGGATCTGGTCAGGACGCTGGGCCAAGGCGCGACCACGCACCAGAGCCAGGGTCTGTCGACCGGGAAGGACGACGAGGCCCCGCTTGTGAAACAGGCCAGGGCCGCCGCCGGCATGGTAGATGGGCGCTCGCTCGAGGCCGCCAGAGACGATGCGGCCGCAGGCAACACCGGTACGTCGGGCAAGGTGCCGCACCAGTCGAACCCCATGGTTCACCTGAACGGCAGGGCCGGCGTGGCGATGGTGGCGGGACAGGACCTGCAGCTGGCCAACGGAGAGAGCGTGGTGCTGGCCAGCGGCCTGGACAACTCGATCGCTGTGTCCGGGCAAGCGCGCGTGAACGCTGGCCAGGCCCTCGGCATCGCGGCGGGCCTGTCCGCCGCCGGCGAAGGCAACGTCGGGCTGCAGCTGACGGCGGGGCAGGATGATATCGATCTCCAGGCGCAGCATGATCTGCTGAGGCTCGCAGCGCGGGACGACCTGACGATCGTCTCGGCCAACATGAACGTGGACTTCGCCGCGGCGAAACGCATCCGCATTGCGACCGCCGGCGGCGCCGCCCTCACGATGGAGGGAGGCAACATCACCTTCGAATGCCCGGGACCGATCACCTACAGGGCCGCGACGAGGAGGTTCGAGGGGGCGGAGAGCATGCCTTATTCGTTGCCGCAGTTTCCGCAGACGGCGTGTCTCGATTGCCTGCTCAAAGCGGCAGCCGCCGGCATGCCGTTGGCTACCGTGTAG
- a CDS encoding DUF3304 domain-containing protein encodes MATRMIRASFVVMLAAALLGMAGCGKAEAPQAAVEDDTLGGQIGVLNYTDVPIGVVYVDGQWAGGMVANAGGTSWTGAISVPKHWDPNFKVTIKWSDDELYAKDKKALYTKEVPVEKYPPTGSAYFYVAFYPNQEVKLFLTRGGPGFEGDPYDLPDPKEACLKRRAPKDRRLCYRPELRDPPEHPEQNR; translated from the coding sequence ATGGCAACAAGAATGATCCGAGCTTCGTTTGTTGTGATGCTGGCCGCGGCGCTACTCGGCATGGCCGGGTGCGGCAAAGCGGAGGCACCGCAGGCCGCTGTAGAGGACGATACCCTCGGCGGCCAGATCGGCGTGCTCAATTACACCGACGTGCCGATCGGCGTTGTGTACGTCGATGGCCAATGGGCGGGAGGGATGGTCGCGAACGCTGGGGGCACTAGTTGGACAGGAGCTATATCTGTCCCAAAGCACTGGGATCCCAACTTCAAGGTCACGATCAAGTGGAGCGACGATGAGTTGTACGCCAAGGACAAGAAGGCGCTGTACACCAAGGAGGTGCCAGTCGAGAAGTATCCCCCTACCGGCAGCGCCTACTTCTATGTTGCGTTCTATCCGAATCAGGAAGTGAAGCTATTCCTGACGCGAGGCGGGCCAGGATTCGAGGGCGATCCATACGATTTGCCAGACCCAAAGGAAGCGTGCTTGAAGCGCCGCGCTCCAAAGGACAGGCGTCTGTGCTATCGCCCGGAATTGCGGGATCCCCCGGAACACCCCGAGCAAAACCGGTAG
- the ilvD gene encoding dihydroxy-acid dehydratase, whose product MPTYRSKTSTAGRNMAGARSLWRATGMKDEDFSKPIIAVVNSFTQFVPGHVHLKDLGQLVAREIEAAGGVAKEFNTIAVDDGIAMGHDGMLYSLPSRDIIADSVEYMVNAHCADAMVCISNCDKITPGMLMAAMRLNIPVIFVSGGPMEAGKTRLANPVTKAMEFKKLDLVDAMVIAADSAYSDADVAEVERSACPTCGSCSGMFTANSMNCLTEALGLSLPGNGTVVATHADREQLFKRAGRRIVELARQYYEQEDARVLPRAVGFKAFENAMTLDIAMGGSTNTILHLLAIAREAEIDFDMTDIDRLSRVVPQLCKVAPNTNKYHIEDVHRAGGIMAILGELERAGKLHTDVPTVHAPTLKDALAQWDITRTEDDAVKQFYLAGPAGIPTQVAFSQNTRWPSLDLDRAEGCIRSYEHAFSKEGGLAVLTGNIALDGCVVKTAGVDESILVFEGTAHVTESQDEAVENILNDKVKAGDVVIVRYEGPKGGPGMQEMLYPTSYIKSKGLGKACALLTDGRFSGGTSGLSIGHCSPEAAAGGAIGLVQDGDKIRIDIPNRTINVLVSDEELARRREAQNAKGWKPAKPRPRKVSAALKAYAKLVMSADKGAVRDLSLLDD is encoded by the coding sequence ATGCCCACATACCGTTCCAAAACCTCCACCGCCGGCCGCAACATGGCGGGGGCGCGCTCGCTGTGGCGCGCCACCGGCATGAAAGACGAAGACTTCTCCAAGCCCATCATCGCCGTGGTCAACTCCTTCACGCAGTTCGTGCCGGGGCACGTGCACCTGAAGGACCTGGGCCAGCTGGTTGCGCGCGAGATCGAGGCCGCGGGCGGCGTGGCCAAGGAGTTCAACACCATCGCGGTCGACGACGGCATCGCCATGGGCCATGACGGCATGCTCTATTCGCTGCCCAGCCGCGACATCATCGCCGACTCGGTCGAATACATGGTCAACGCGCACTGCGCCGACGCCATGGTGTGCATCTCCAACTGCGACAAGATCACCCCGGGCATGCTGATGGCCGCGATGCGCCTGAACATCCCGGTGATCTTCGTCTCGGGCGGGCCGATGGAAGCCGGCAAGACGCGCCTGGCCAACCCGGTCACCAAGGCCATGGAGTTCAAGAAGCTGGACCTGGTCGACGCCATGGTGATCGCCGCCGACAGCGCGTATTCCGACGCCGACGTGGCCGAGGTGGAGCGTTCCGCCTGCCCGACCTGCGGCTCTTGCTCGGGCATGTTCACCGCCAACTCGATGAACTGCCTGACCGAGGCGCTGGGCCTGTCGCTGCCCGGCAACGGCACGGTGGTGGCCACGCATGCGGACCGCGAGCAGCTGTTCAAGCGCGCCGGCCGCCGCATCGTCGAACTGGCGCGCCAGTACTACGAACAGGAAGACGCGCGCGTGCTGCCGCGCGCGGTCGGCTTCAAGGCGTTCGAGAACGCCATGACGCTGGACATCGCCATGGGCGGCTCGACCAACACCATCCTGCACCTGCTGGCGATCGCGCGCGAGGCGGAAATCGACTTCGACATGACCGACATCGACCGCCTGTCGCGTGTGGTGCCGCAGCTGTGCAAGGTCGCGCCCAACACCAACAAGTACCACATCGAGGACGTGCACCGCGCCGGCGGCATCATGGCCATCCTGGGCGAGCTGGAACGCGCCGGCAAGCTGCACACCGACGTGCCGACCGTGCACGCGCCCACGCTGAAGGACGCGCTGGCGCAGTGGGACATCACCCGCACCGAGGACGACGCCGTCAAGCAGTTCTACCTTGCCGGCCCGGCCGGCATCCCGACCCAGGTCGCATTCAGCCAGAACACGCGCTGGCCCAGCCTGGACCTGGACCGCGCCGAAGGCTGCATCCGCTCCTACGAGCACGCCTTCTCCAAGGAAGGCGGCCTGGCGGTGCTGACCGGCAACATCGCACTCGATGGCTGCGTGGTGAAGACCGCCGGCGTCGACGAAAGCATCTTGGTGTTCGAAGGCACGGCCCACGTCACCGAGTCGCAGGACGAAGCGGTCGAGAACATCCTCAACGACAAGGTCAAGGCCGGCGACGTGGTGATCGTGCGCTACGAAGGCCCGAAGGGCGGCCCCGGCATGCAGGAAATGCTCTACCCGACCAGCTACATCAAGTCCAAGGGGCTGGGCAAGGCCTGCGCACTGCTGACCGACGGCCGCTTCTCCGGCGGCACCTCGGGCCTGTCCATCGGCCACTGCTCGCCCGAAGCCGCGGCCGGCGGCGCCATCGGCCTGGTTCAAGACGGCGACAAGATCCGCATCGACATCCCCAACCGCACGATCAATGTGCTGGTGTCCGATGAGGAACTGGCGCGCCGCCGCGAAGCGCAGAACGCCAAGGGCTGGAAACCCGCGAAGCCGCGCCCGCGCAAGGTGTCGGCGGCGCTGAAGGCGTATGCCAAGCTGGTGATGTCGGCGGACAAGGGCGCGGTACGGGATTTGTCGTTGCTGGATGATTGA
- a CDS encoding DUF4123 domain-containing protein: MYFAVESSDPQTWLDGLLPRIDSSAGLHWSALVDGAFDHGADPFVAAIPRHPLYGGSGALRDLLSASPYLLPLDGLAGEELRAIILALGRHCQGRPMLSFVASWESPERLAQLWQACLQPVVEGDDTRFLLRFADTRVLSALPVALGPAAWARMTAPVAQWHLVSREGPIETLPLGGHRTEFEAHRSGPLELSQDELDRMVDAAMPDVLLDALYRQAPGILVTTERPQTHRLVAWAFALAKQHQVQAMPDMLLLASYALATGESGLQSPGLQQRLRESHHSPEALREYLLAET, from the coding sequence ATGTACTTCGCAGTCGAGTCGAGCGATCCCCAAACATGGCTAGATGGCCTGTTGCCACGCATTGACAGTTCCGCGGGGCTGCACTGGAGTGCCCTCGTCGATGGCGCGTTCGACCACGGTGCGGATCCCTTCGTGGCAGCTATCCCACGCCACCCCTTATACGGGGGGAGCGGCGCGCTGCGCGACTTGTTGTCGGCCTCCCCTTACCTGTTGCCGTTGGACGGGCTGGCCGGCGAGGAACTGCGCGCCATCATCCTGGCACTGGGCAGGCATTGCCAGGGCAGGCCGATGCTGAGCTTTGTCGCGTCCTGGGAATCCCCGGAGCGCCTGGCGCAGCTGTGGCAAGCTTGCTTGCAGCCAGTAGTGGAGGGAGACGACACGCGCTTCCTGCTGCGCTTCGCCGATACACGCGTGCTCTCCGCGCTGCCTGTTGCACTTGGCCCAGCCGCGTGGGCGCGGATGACAGCCCCTGTCGCGCAGTGGCACCTCGTGAGCCGGGAAGGCCCGATCGAAACGCTGCCCCTTGGCGGGCACCGAACCGAATTTGAAGCACATCGATCCGGGCCGCTTGAGCTATCCCAAGATGAACTCGACCGGATGGTGGACGCCGCGATGCCGGATGTCTTGCTGGACGCGCTGTACCGGCAAGCCCCTGGCATCCTGGTCACGACCGAGCGGCCGCAAACACATCGGCTCGTCGCGTGGGCCTTTGCGCTGGCCAAGCAACATCAGGTACAGGCCATGCCGGACATGCTCCTGCTGGCTTCGTATGCTTTGGCAACGGGCGAGTCCGGCTTGCAGTCTCCCGGGCTTCAGCAACGCTTGCGTGAATCACACCACTCCCCGGAAGCGTTGCGTGAGTATTTGCTCGCGGAGACATGA
- a CDS encoding LysR substrate-binding domain-containing protein has protein sequence MNNLPPLEDLRVFCLVAQRASFVAAAEELGSSPAYVSKRVKALEQVLGAQLLHRSTRQVSLTENGERVCRWARDMLDQIGQLRDEIAAGGAPRGLVRIGSSVGFGRRHVAPLISTLCQQFPGLEIRFDVFDKLVDLVAEGIDLDIRIGNDIAPHLIARRLARNWRVLCAAPAYLAARGVPRTLEALAQHDCLVTKERDHPFGIWRMTGPEGERSVKVGGRLSSNHGEIVTGWALAGHGVMLRSMWDVAADLEAGRLVQVLPDYRQDADIWAVYPSRLSGSARVRACVEFFMRHLGGATGESTT, from the coding sequence GTGAATAATCTGCCCCCACTGGAAGACCTGCGGGTGTTCTGCCTGGTCGCGCAGCGCGCCAGCTTCGTCGCCGCCGCGGAAGAACTGGGCAGTTCGCCCGCCTATGTCAGCAAGCGTGTCAAGGCGCTGGAACAGGTGCTGGGCGCGCAGTTGCTGCACCGGAGCACGCGCCAGGTTTCATTGACGGAAAACGGCGAGCGCGTATGCCGCTGGGCCCGCGACATGCTGGACCAGATCGGCCAGCTCAGGGATGAAATCGCTGCCGGCGGCGCGCCGCGCGGGCTGGTACGCATCGGCAGCAGCGTGGGCTTCGGCAGGCGCCATGTGGCACCGCTGATCTCGACGCTATGCCAGCAGTTTCCCGGCCTGGAAATCCGCTTCGACGTGTTCGACAAGCTGGTCGACCTGGTGGCCGAAGGCATCGACCTCGATATCCGCATCGGCAACGACATCGCCCCGCACCTGATCGCGCGCCGGCTGGCGCGCAACTGGCGCGTGCTGTGCGCGGCGCCCGCATACCTCGCGGCGCGCGGCGTGCCGCGGACGCTCGAGGCTTTGGCGCAGCACGACTGCCTGGTGACCAAGGAGCGCGACCACCCCTTTGGCATCTGGCGCATGACGGGCCCGGAGGGCGAGCGCAGCGTCAAGGTGGGGGGGCGGCTGTCGTCCAACCACGGGGAGATCGTTACCGGCTGGGCGCTGGCCGGGCATGGCGTCATGCTGCGCTCGATGTGGGACGTCGCGGCGGATCTCGAGGCCGGCCGCCTGGTGCAGGTGCTGCCCGACTACCGCCAGGACGCGGATATCTGGGCGGTGTATCCTTCGCGCCTGTCCGGCTCCGCGCGCGTGCGCGCCTGCGTCGAGTTTTTCATGCGCCATCTCGGCGGTGCCACCGGGGAATCCACAACATGA